One Pseudomonadales bacterium genomic window, CCATTGCCTCAAACCCTGCTTTGAGTGCGTGATGATTCTGCCAGTGCCGCGCCCAAGCGTTTTCAATCCCTTCCTCTTGCAGAACCACCAAAGCCTCATGCAACCCATAGAGTGCATTGATTGGCGCAGTATGATGATAGGCGCGCTTACCGTCGCCCTCCCAATAACCCAGCACCAGATTTAAATCAAGGAACCAGCTTTGCACTTTGGTCTTACGATTTTTAATCACGGACAATGCCTGTTCACTGAAAGTTACCGGCGACAAACCCGGCGTGCAGGAGAGGCACTTTTGCGAACCGGAATAAACCGCATCCAACCCCCATTCACTGACCTTTAACTCCGAACCGCCCAGCGAGGTAACCGTATCGACGATGGTTAAACAGTTATTGGCCTGGGCCAGTTGCGCTAAGGTTTTGGCATCTGACATCGCTCCCGTTGAAGTTTCCGCATGAACGAAGGCCAGCACCTTGGCATCAGGGTTAGCTTTCAGCGCCGCTTCCACTTTATTCGGATCTACCGCTGTGCCCCATTGGTCTTCCACCATAACGGCGGTTGCACCACAACGCTCTACATTCTCTTTCATGCGTCCACCAAATACGCCATTTTGGCAAACAATGGCTTTGTCACCACGTTCCAGCAGGTTCACAAAGCACATTTCCATGCCAGCTGACCCCGGCGCGGAAACCGGCATCGTCAAGCTATAATCTGTTTGGAAGGCGTAGCGTAACAGCTCTTTCGTCTCATCCATCATCATTACAAAGTCAGGATCCAGATGACCTATGGTCGGACGCGCCATAGCACCAAGAATTCGTGGATTAACATCGGAAGGGCCTGGCCCCATCAAAGTACGAACAGGCGGATGGAATGATTTAATACTCATAGAAATTCCCGTTGATCATTAACTGTTATAGGCTAAACCAAGAAAGTCGCTAAAAAAGGAGCGCATTTTAGCAGTTTCTGTCTCGCAAAAAAATGCCGCATTGTCCGACAAACCCGGGCTAACTATCAATAGTCACTTATCTTCGGGAAATTTTCCGAATAAAACCTCCTGCAACATTCACTACTCGGTTATCTAACTCTAATTGCATTAAAATTTGACTCAGTTTAACGACCGGCAACCCTGAGCGCTCCACCAACAGATCCATTGAGGTTACTTCATGGCTCACCAGGTCAAGCACTTGCCGAGACATTCCGCAAAGCTCTTCAGCTTCTGACTCCTTTACCTCAGAACCTTGCCCTGACGATTGAACATCCGCTAACAATTGCGGGCTCAATTCCTCCAAAATATCATCCAGGGTTTCAACCAGCTTAGCGCCCTGGCGAATCATTTCATGACAGCCTTTGGTGGTGGGATTATGGATAGATCCAGGCATGGCAAAGACTTCTCGACCCTGCTCAACTGCATAACGCGCGGTAATAAGCGAGCCACTTCGTAACGCCGCTTCAACGACCAACACGCCCAAACTTAACCCGCTGATAACACGATTTCGCTGTGGAAAATATGCAGGTTTTGGTGTTGTTCCAAGTGGAAACTCTGTAATTAGCGCACCTTGTTGGCAAATCTCTTGTGCAAGGTCAAAATGCCGACGCGGGTAAACTTGATCGGCCCCAGTTGCCATCACGGCGATAGTCGGTCGTCCAGTCATCAGGGCTCCCTGATGGCTTGCACCGTCCACCCCTAAGGCTAAGCCGCTAGTGATTGTCAGGCCACGCTCGGCCAACTGGCGAGCAAAAAGATTAGCTGTCTCGATGCCGCTAGGGCTTGCATGCCGACTTCCCACCACTGCCATTTGGGGGGTTGCAAGCAGTGCTGGGGAACCCTGTACAAATAGTAGTAACGGCGGCGCAGTAATTTCTTTCAAACGCGGGGGATAACGATGGTCATCTAATGTGATCAGGTGTCGATTAGGCTCATGCGCCCATAATAAGGATGCATTGATTAGATCGTATAGTTTGCCACTTTGCGGATGTTCTTGGTAACGTCGAATGGCCGCCCTAATTTTTTCACTAACCCCTAAGCTTTCCAACTCAGTATCACTGGCGCTCAAGAGCGCAGACGGACTACCGAAATATTGGATTAATCCGAGACTGACTTTTAACGGGAAGGACATATGAAAAAGGGCCAACCATGGCCCTAATTGTTTGCTATCTGTTACGTTCATCGATCATCCTTGATCCAACGTTTAAGTGATTTTCGTTAGGGGTTTTTTAACTCATCTAACACCGCCAATGGGCGCTGTGCTTTTAGTACCAAACCATAGCTCATTTTTTCAAAGACTCGGAACACCATGAGTATGCCCGCTCGTTCAGAAGGTAATTGCACTACTTCTTTGCGAATTCGGTCCTTTACTTTGCCACCACGATGGTAGATCGCCAAGACATTACCAACTTTGATGTCTTCCCGCTCGCCTTTATTTATGGCGACCACATCAAACTGCCCAACCTGACTGACACCACCCAAGACAGAAATAATTTTAGCCTCTACTTCCTGCGCTGGAGAGCTTGGGAAAAAGGTGGGTATCACCTTGGCTTCTTCAGTGGGCAATAAGCGATCATTGAGACGTACTTCTTCGTTGCTGGTGTTAACCCGCATCGTAGCGATATCACCTTCTTTTTGTACTATCTTACCAAGACCCACTTCAAAGGCTTCCATACCGAGGTCTTCGCCTGTATCAGGATCGACATATCTTTTACCCGGTCGATACACACCATAGGATGAGTATAGCTTAACGCCACCATCCTGATTGTCACGTGAATATAGTTTATCACCACCGCCCGAAACAATTCGCCCCTCATGTCCAGCAATCACATAGGAAGCGTCATCTAAAGTCTTCGCATCAACCACACGGCTGCGATTGAGGAAAGCGTCGATAGCATCGAGGGGAATCGCTGGAATCACTGTATCCAAAGGCTCAATGCGCGCTTGGGGCGTCAATTTAACAGTTCTGCTGCCGTCGCCACGCTGTAATACCAGCCGTGGTTTACCGCCAACATAGATCAAACTAATGACATCCCCTGGGTAGATCAGATGCGGGTTTTCAATCTGTGGGTTTACTTGCCAAATTTCTGGCCATAACCAAGGGGTTTTTAAGAACGTCTCTGAAATATCCCAAAGCGTATCTCCCTTTTTAACCACGTAGCTATCAGGGTGATCCAATCGCAGCGGGTTGTCCCCCTCGTGATGCTCTGCGTAGGCCGCCACCGACAACAGCAGAGCAGTCAGGAACCCAAAAAGCACTTTCCTCATGGCATGAATCCTTAAATTTCGGGTAGTAAAATACCAAATAGTATTCTGTATAATAGAACAAATTTACAACTATGCCTGTTTAATATAGCTTTTACCGCAATTTATCGCCAAAAAAATTATACGCATAGAAGCCTTGGTATAGTATCTTGGCGCATTGCTTACCGCAATTGGAGTTTTTTGTCCCTATGGCGTTACTGAACATCCTTAAATTCCCTGATCCCAGACTGCGAAAAATAGCTCAGCCCATTGAAGAAATCGACGACAGCATCCGCCAGCTGGCGGAAGATATGCTGGAAACCATGTACGCCGCTCCCGGCATTGGTTTGGCGGCAACTCAGGTAAATGTACAAAAGCGCTTAGTGGTGATGGATATTTCTGAAGAAAAGAACCAACCGCTCGTTTTTATAAACCCCGAAATCGAGCCTATAGGAGACGAATTTGAAGAAATGGAAGAGGGCTGTCTTTCGGTACCTGGTTTTTATGAGCTGGTTAAACGGCCCGCCCATGTCATTATTCGCGCCCAGGATAAGGAGGGACAGCCGTTTGAAATAGAAGACCAAGAATTGTTAGCCGTCTGTATTCAGCACGAAATAGATCACCTTAACGGCAAGCTTTTCGTTGATTACCTTTCTCCGTTAAAGCGCCAACGCATTCGCAAAAAGCTAGTGAAGTTAGAACGGCTGCAGCTTTGATTTCTTTTAGTTCATCCCAAATCCACAATTGATAATGAATCAACCAACCTCCATCACACATCCTCTACGTATCGTTTTTGCCGGTACCCCTGATTTTGCCGCCGTCAGCCTACAGGCGCTGCTCGATAGCTCGCATCAGGTAGTCGCCGTCTACACCCAGCCTGATCGCCCAGCGGGTAGAGGTCGCCAATTAACCGCCAGTCCGGTTAAACAACTAGCTCAGCTGCAACATATACCAGTCTTTCAACCCACTAGTTTAAAGAACGCTGAGGTACTGGCGCAATTAACATCATTGGATGTCGATCTGATGGTGGTTGCCGCCTATGGCATCATCCTGCCGCCATTAGCACTAGCAATACCCAAGTATGGCTGTATCAATATCCATGCTTCACTATTACCGCGCTGGCGCGGTGCGGCACCGATACAGCATGCCATTCTGGCTGGCGATACCCACTCTGGTATTACTATCATGCAGATGGATGCAGGGTTGGACACTGGCGACATGTTGCTAAAAGCCGCTTGCGATATAGCACCGACGGATACCGCCAGCACCCTGCATGATCGTTTAGCCAACTTAGGAGCCAAGACCTTACTCGCCGTGTTAGAGGATTTACCAAGTATTCAGGCACAAGCGCAAAAACAAGATAACGCCCAAGCCAGCTATGCCTCAAAATTGGAAAAACAGCAGGCTCGTATTGACTGGTCTGCCGATGCGAAACAACTGGAACGGCAAGTACGCGCCTTCAATGCCTGGCCTGTGGCTTTTAGCGAATTGGGTGATCATCGCGTGCGTATCTGGCTTGCAATCGCATTGGACGAAACCAGCATCGAAAATCCCGGTACTATTATTCGAGCTACCGCACAAGGAATTGATGTGGCCTGCGGAAAGGGCGTGCTCCGCTTACTACAAATCCAGCTGCCTGGAGGGAAAACCCTGCCGGTGGCTGAAGTATTGAAAGCAAAAACCACTATTTTTTGTAAAAACGACCAATTCTCTTCTGCTTAATGAAATATTTGTCACTAAATAATGCCCTCTTCTCTGTATTGTGAGCGTCCTTAATATGGACACCCGAGCTATTGCCGCTGAAATATTGTCAAAAGTCCTCTTACGCCAACAATCCTTAAACGAACTGCTACCTCTTCGAAAAACTCCGTTAAGCCCTCAGGATGAAGCCCTGACACAGGCGCTGTGCTATGGTGTTTGCCGCTGGCAGCTCAAATTGGATTGCCTTGTCCAAAGGCTTTTGGATAAACCCTTAAAACAAAAAGATACCGATATTCAAGCCCTGCTACTACTTGGCCTTTATCAACTGTTGTATATGCGTATACCCGCCCACGCAGCAGTCAGCGAAACGGTTCAAGCCTGCACCACTTTAGGTAAGCCCTGGGCGATGGGACTTGTCAATGCCGTACTTAGACGCTTCCAACGTGACAAAGATGACCTCTTCAAAGAGCTTTCCGCATGGCAAGAATACAAATATTCACACCCGAAATGGTTATTAGCTCGATTGAAACAAACATGGCCTAATGATTGGGAAAATATCTGTGCTGCAAATAATACGCAAGCACCCATGACGCTGAGAGTAAACCAGCAACAGCTCCATCGAAACGATTATCTTCACCTGTTATTAGAAAACGGTATTACCGCCCACCCCTGCCAATGGGCCAAGTCAGGTATCCAGCTTAGTCATGCCTGCGCTGTCAATAAATTACCACATTTTGAGCGAGGCGCCGTGAGTATTCAGGATGAAGCGGCACAGTTGGCTGCCAGCCTGATGGAAACGGCACCCGGAATGCGGATTCTGGATGCCTGCGCCGCACCCGGTGGAAAAACCTGCCACCTGCTCGAACAACAGCCCGAACTTGGAGAACTCGTCGCGGTGGAATATGACGGTAATCGTCTTCTAAAAATTGCTGAAAACCTAAAGCGGTTGGGTTTAACGGCCACTATAGTCAAAGGTGATGCGACCAGACCTGAGCAATGGTGGGACAACAGACCCTTTGACCGAATTCTACTTGATGCACCTTGCTCCGCAATTGGCGTTATTCGTCGCCATCCCGATATAAAATTACTGCGTCGAAACGCGGATATTGATAAGCTTGCAATCCAACAATTAGCGATGCTCACCGCACTCTGGCCGCTGCTCAAGCCTGGTGGATTATTACTGTACGCTACCTGTTCGATATTACCGCAAGAAAATGAGCAGGTGATCGAACAATTTATCAGCAAAACTAGCGACGCCGCGGCGCAAAAAGTGACTGCCGAATGGGGTATCGCTGCGGAGTTTGGGCGTTATTTATTACCGACGGAAGGGGGCAGTGATGGCTTCTACTATTCGAAGCTTGCCAAAGCTCCATCAAATTAACATGGCGGCTCTATGCCACAAAAACAATAATCTCTACCCATGAAGATAATTATTTTAGGTGCCGGCCAAGTTGGCACCACAGTTACCGAAACCCTAGCCGGTGAGGCAAATGATATTACTGTGGTGGATAACGACGGTGATAAGTTAGATCAGCTCAAGGATCGGCTGGACATTCGCACCGTATATGGCAACGCTTCTTCTCCCAGCGTGTTGCAGATGGCGGGAGCAGAAGACGCTGATATGTTGATCGCTCTAACCAGCAGTGACGAAACCAACATGATCGCCTGTCAAGTAGCTTATACGCTATTTCATACGCCACATAAAATCAGCCGGGTTCGCTCTGCAGACTACCTGACGCGCGGTAAACTTTTCAGCCGCACGGCAATACCCATCGATGAAATCATTAGTCCGCACCAGGAAGTCACCAATCACATCAGCCGTCTTATCAAAAATCCTGGCACACTTCAGGTGCTCGATTTTGCTGACGGTAAAGCACAATTAGTTGCCGTACGTGCGGTGCATGGTGGGCCCTTGGTCGGCAATCAAATTCGTACTTTACGTGAGCATCTACCTGCGGTCGATACCCGCGTAGCCGCAATCTACCGTAAAGGTACAGCCATTGTACCCCGCGCCGACACCCTGATCGAAGTCAATGACGAAGTCTTCTTTATCGCGGCAAAGCGAGATATTCGCCAAGTAATGAGCGAATTGCGTCGTATCGACAAGCCCTACAAAAGCGTAGTGATTGTCGGCGGTGGTAATATTGGCGCACGCCTCGCTGGCGACCTGGAAGCGCAGTTTCAGGTTAAGCTTTTAGAGCACGATGTTAACCGTTGTCGTGCCCTTTCAGAGGAGCTCCATCGCACCATCGTACTGCATGGCGATGCATCTAATAAGGAGCTGTTATTGGAAGAGAGTATTGATAGCGCCGATGTATACTGCGCGCTTACCAATAATGATGAAATCAATATTATGTCCTCCATGCTCGCTAAGCGACTGGGGGCAACAAAAGTAATAACGCTGATAAACAACCCTGCCTACGTTGACTTGGTTCAGGGCGGGGATATCGACATCGCCATTTCCCCTCAGCAAATCACTGTAAGCCGATTACTACGGCATGTCCGACGTGGCGATATTGTGACAGTCCATTCATTACGACGCGGTGCTGCTGAGGCAATCGAAATCATAGCTCGCGGGGATAGCCAATCTTCACGCGTTGTCGGCAAGTCCTTGGACCAAATCACCTTACCTGAAGGAACCACGATTGGCGCTATTGTGCGCGATAAGGAGGTATTGATTGCACATCACCATGTCGTTATTCAAAGCGACGACCACATCATTCTTTTTCTACCCGATAAAAGTAAGGTGCGCGAAGTCGAGCGGTTATTTCAAGTTGGGATAAGTTTCTTTTAACCGCTAATGTCTACTTCATACGCCCAAAACAACAATAAGCAACAAACATAGCGATGCATTTCACAGTTATCTTACGCATTCTGGGTATATTGCTCATGGTCTTCAGCCTTACCATGGTAATTCCCTTAGCGGTTGGCCTGATTTATAACGAATCCGCCAGCAACGCATTTCTCATGGCTTTCGGCATTACCTTTTGTACCGGTCTACTAGTCTGGCTGCCCTTCCAAAGGAGTAAACATGAGCTGAGAACCCGAGACGGTTTTATCATCACTGCCCTATTCTGGACGGTGCTGGGGTTGTTCGGTGCTCTACCGCTTTATTTAAATCAAGCGGTTTCTTTAAGCCTTGCGGATGCGGTCTTTGAATCCATATCCGGTTTAACGACTACGGGTGCAACGGTTATTACCGGTATTGACGCACTACCTAATTCATTACTCTATTATCGGCAGCAATTACAATGGTTGGGGGGCATGGGAATCATTGTGCTAGCAGTAGCGATATTACCCATGCTCGGTATTGGTGGTATGCAGCTGTATCGCGCCGAAACACCTGGGCCCGTCAAAGATAGTAAGCTAACCCCGCGTATTACCGAAACAGCCAAAGCACTATGGTATATCTACGCTAGCTTGACGTTACTCTGTTTTCTGGCTTATTGGGCGGCCGGTATGAGTGCTTTTGATGCCATCTGCCATAGCTTTTCCACCGTTGCTATTGGTGGCTTTTCTACCCATGATGCCAGCTTTGCTTACTTCGATAGTGTATTACTAGAATCAATAGCCGTCATTTTTATGCTCATTTCCGGTGTTAATTTTGGCCTTCACTTTCTCGCTTGGCGTAATCGGCGGCTGCGGCACTATTTCCATGATCCAGAATTCAAGTTTTATCTCACCATTGTGGGCGTCGTCGTACTGATAACCTTTGGTGTCCTCATATACAGCGGTACCTATCCAGCCCTCAAAGCCGTTCGCGCTAGCATTTTTGAGGTGGTTTCCATTGCGACTACAACAGGGTTTGCCACCGCAGATTTTGCCAATTGGCCAAGCCTGCTACCCTTTTTACTTTTCGTGGCGGCTTTTTCAGGAGGCTGCGCCGGATCAACAGGTGGCGGCATGAAGGTCATCCGTATTCTTTTGCTCTATAAACAGGGTATTCGTGAAGTTAAGCGCCTGATCCACCCAAGCGGCGTTTTCTCCATCAAATTAGGTGCTCATTCTGTGCCTGAACGAGTCATTGAAGCTGTTTGGGGGTTTTTCTCCGTCTATATGCTGGTGTTCGTTTTTATGTTGATGGCATTGCTTGCTACGGGTATTGACCAAGTAACCGCTTGGTCGGCTGTTGGCGCTACACTCAATAATCTTGGTCCTGGCTTGGGCGGGGTCGCAGCGCATTATGGCGATTTGAACGACCCGGCAAAATGGGTGCTATGCCTGTCGATGTTATTGGGCCGACTTGAGGTCTTTACTTTGATTGTAATTTTCTCTCCCATGTTTTGGCGAAAATAGTAATTTTCACCGTAGCTTCTACAAAATTAGTATATTTCCGCGCCGAACGTGATTTGGCTCTGGTGGGTTGATGAGTGGTTTTCTGTTTGTTATTACCGTTTTATTCTGGGGGTCAACCTGGATCGCGATTAAATTTCAGCTCACCACCGTGGCGCCAGAAGTTTCTCTGGTTTATCGATTCGGTATCGCCTCCATTATTTTTTTCCTGCTAGCAATAATTAAGAGACAACGGTTAAGGGTTGCTTTTAAAGACCATCAATTCCTCGCACTCCTGGGAGTGATGATGTTTGGTCTGAATTATTTATTAACCTATTGGGCGGCAAAATCCATTCCGACCGGGCTACTTGCAACAGTATTTGCTCTTGCACCGGTGGTGAATATTCTCTTTGAACTACTCTTTTTTGGTCGTCGTATTGAGCCATTTATGCTCTTGGGCGCAATGGTGGGGGTCTCTGGTATCGCACTCATTTTTTGGCCTGAGTTGAGACATTTAGCCGTCGGAGGCGATGTACTCTTTGGCTTAGTTTTCTGCCTCTGTGCGATCACTCTGTTTTCGTTAGGCAGTATGGTATCAGTCAGGAATCACGCAGCGGCTTTGCCAGTATTTACTTGTAATGCCTACGGCATGGCTTACGGCGCCTTTTTTCTAGGCCTGTTTGCAATAGTGAATGGCAAAGTATTTACCTTTGATCCGAGCTTCTCGTATACGGCGTCACTGGCCTATTTGATTATAGTGGGTACAGTGCTTTCTTTTTTTTGTTATTTAACGCTGATAGCTAGAATCGGCCCAAGTAAGGCTGCCTATACCACTATCTTTTTCCCGATAGTCGCTTTGCTCATTTCTACGCTTTATGAAAATTTCCAATGGACAACAATGAACTTTGCTGGCGTCATGCTGGCGCTCTCCAGCAGCCTGTTTGTTATACGTAGATCCAGTCCATCGAGCTGAATGACCCTATAATTTGATCCTGCCTAGAAAATTCATCCACGATTTAATCTCTATTTTTGATTAAGTATCAGCCTTGAAATATTAACGTCGCTTAATTAAAAATACCAAAATATAAATAACAGAGCGCAAATGCCGCCAAACTCAACATGCCAAGCAGACTCCAGCCCTTAAGCAGAAACCCGGGGCGCAATTCCTTTGGCACAATGCTAGAAAACATGGCACGGTGATTAATAAAGGCTATAAACGGAGCAACCAGAAAGGCAACACTAGTGGCGAAATCTATAAAGGATTTAAATGAACGCATAAACAACAGTACGATAAGAATTGCTCCAAGACATTGCAGAACGATAAACCCGTTGTAAGAAAATAAACTATGATTCTTTTCTCTGGCCTGTGGTTTTAGCGTGTTAACCATACCCGTAAGCGCACGAGGACAGGCATCCATGAGCGTTAACAATGTTGAGAACATGATCGCCACCGCTGCGATGGCGATAATCGGATAGGCCCATGACCCAATCGATTGTGTAAACAACCCCATAAACTGACCGGCGAACCCAGTAGCAGATTCCGCGATGGTGATTCCTTCCTGGCGCATAAAGATAGAGCCGAGGAGGAGAAAACAAGAGGCTAACACCATCGTCCCGATATATCCCAGATTGAAATCAAATCGCGCTTCTTGGGGTGTAACCTGCCGCTTTAAATCTTTAGATTTAGCGCAGACCCAAAGCGACTGAAAGACCGAAGCGCCCATCGCCGTTGGCATCCAACCAGCAAAAGCGATAATAAAAAGTATCGTCTTGGTATCTAGCGTTACCAACGGTGAAAAATCAGCGGGCTTAATTGATAAATTTGGAAT contains:
- a CDS encoding alanine--glyoxylate aminotransferase family protein, coding for MSIKSFHPPVRTLMGPGPSDVNPRILGAMARPTIGHLDPDFVMMMDETKELLRYAFQTDYSLTMPVSAPGSAGMEMCFVNLLERGDKAIVCQNGVFGGRMKENVERCGATAVMVEDQWGTAVDPNKVEAALKANPDAKVLAFVHAETSTGAMSDAKTLAQLAQANNCLTIVDTVTSLGGSELKVSEWGLDAVYSGSQKCLSCTPGLSPVTFSEQALSVIKNRKTKVQSWFLDLNLVLGYWEGDGKRAYHHTAPINALYGLHEALVVLQEEGIENAWARHWQNHHALKAGFEAMGISFVVKEGDRLPQLNAVTIPDGADDAIVRSRLLNEYSLEIGAGLGALAGKVWRIGLMGFASNQKNVLFCLGALEAVLADMGAKINQGVAVDAATKTYL
- the dprA gene encoding DNA-protecting protein DprA — its product is MNVTDSKQLGPWLALFHMSFPLKVSLGLIQYFGSPSALLSASDTELESLGVSEKIRAAIRRYQEHPQSGKLYDLINASLLWAHEPNRHLITLDDHRYPPRLKEITAPPLLLFVQGSPALLATPQMAVVGSRHASPSGIETANLFARQLAERGLTITSGLALGVDGASHQGALMTGRPTIAVMATGADQVYPRRHFDLAQEICQQGALITEFPLGTTPKPAYFPQRNRVISGLSLGVLVVEAALRSGSLITARYAVEQGREVFAMPGSIHNPTTKGCHEMIRQGAKLVETLDDILEELSPQLLADVQSSGQGSEVKESEAEELCGMSRQVLDLVSHEVTSMDLLVERSGLPVVKLSQILMQLELDNRVVNVAGGFIRKISRR
- a CDS encoding LysM peptidoglycan-binding domain-containing protein, which codes for MRKVLFGFLTALLLSVAAYAEHHEGDNPLRLDHPDSYVVKKGDTLWDISETFLKTPWLWPEIWQVNPQIENPHLIYPGDVISLIYVGGKPRLVLQRGDGSRTVKLTPQARIEPLDTVIPAIPLDAIDAFLNRSRVVDAKTLDDASYVIAGHEGRIVSGGGDKLYSRDNQDGGVKLYSSYGVYRPGKRYVDPDTGEDLGMEAFEVGLGKIVQKEGDIATMRVNTSNEEVRLNDRLLPTEEAKVIPTFFPSSPAQEVEAKIISVLGGVSQVGQFDVVAINKGEREDIKVGNVLAIYHRGGKVKDRIRKEVVQLPSERAGILMVFRVFEKMSYGLVLKAQRPLAVLDELKNP
- a CDS encoding peptide deformylase, which encodes MALLNILKFPDPRLRKIAQPIEEIDDSIRQLAEDMLETMYAAPGIGLAATQVNVQKRLVVMDISEEKNQPLVFINPEIEPIGDEFEEMEEGCLSVPGFYELVKRPAHVIIRAQDKEGQPFEIEDQELLAVCIQHEIDHLNGKLFVDYLSPLKRQRIRKKLVKLERLQL
- the fmt gene encoding methionyl-tRNA formyltransferase, whose amino-acid sequence is MNQPTSITHPLRIVFAGTPDFAAVSLQALLDSSHQVVAVYTQPDRPAGRGRQLTASPVKQLAQLQHIPVFQPTSLKNAEVLAQLTSLDVDLMVVAAYGIILPPLALAIPKYGCINIHASLLPRWRGAAPIQHAILAGDTHSGITIMQMDAGLDTGDMLLKAACDIAPTDTASTLHDRLANLGAKTLLAVLEDLPSIQAQAQKQDNAQASYASKLEKQQARIDWSADAKQLERQVRAFNAWPVAFSELGDHRVRIWLAIALDETSIENPGTIIRATAQGIDVACGKGVLRLLQIQLPGGKTLPVAEVLKAKTTIFCKNDQFSSA
- the rsmB gene encoding 16S rRNA (cytosine(967)-C(5))-methyltransferase RsmB, translating into MDTRAIAAEILSKVLLRQQSLNELLPLRKTPLSPQDEALTQALCYGVCRWQLKLDCLVQRLLDKPLKQKDTDIQALLLLGLYQLLYMRIPAHAAVSETVQACTTLGKPWAMGLVNAVLRRFQRDKDDLFKELSAWQEYKYSHPKWLLARLKQTWPNDWENICAANNTQAPMTLRVNQQQLHRNDYLHLLLENGITAHPCQWAKSGIQLSHACAVNKLPHFERGAVSIQDEAAQLAASLMETAPGMRILDACAAPGGKTCHLLEQQPELGELVAVEYDGNRLLKIAENLKRLGLTATIVKGDATRPEQWWDNRPFDRILLDAPCSAIGVIRRHPDIKLLRRNADIDKLAIQQLAMLTALWPLLKPGGLLLYATCSILPQENEQVIEQFISKTSDAAAQKVTAEWGIAAEFGRYLLPTEGGSDGFYYSKLAKAPSN
- the trkA gene encoding Trk system potassium transporter TrkA, with the protein product MKIIILGAGQVGTTVTETLAGEANDITVVDNDGDKLDQLKDRLDIRTVYGNASSPSVLQMAGAEDADMLIALTSSDETNMIACQVAYTLFHTPHKISRVRSADYLTRGKLFSRTAIPIDEIISPHQEVTNHISRLIKNPGTLQVLDFADGKAQLVAVRAVHGGPLVGNQIRTLREHLPAVDTRVAAIYRKGTAIVPRADTLIEVNDEVFFIAAKRDIRQVMSELRRIDKPYKSVVIVGGGNIGARLAGDLEAQFQVKLLEHDVNRCRALSEELHRTIVLHGDASNKELLLEESIDSADVYCALTNNDEINIMSSMLAKRLGATKVITLINNPAYVDLVQGGDIDIAISPQQITVSRLLRHVRRGDIVTVHSLRRGAAEAIEIIARGDSQSSRVVGKSLDQITLPEGTTIGAIVRDKEVLIAHHHVVIQSDDHIILFLPDKSKVREVERLFQVGISFF
- a CDS encoding potassium transporter, with the translated sequence MHFTVILRILGILLMVFSLTMVIPLAVGLIYNESASNAFLMAFGITFCTGLLVWLPFQRSKHELRTRDGFIITALFWTVLGLFGALPLYLNQAVSLSLADAVFESISGLTTTGATVITGIDALPNSLLYYRQQLQWLGGMGIIVLAVAILPMLGIGGMQLYRAETPGPVKDSKLTPRITETAKALWYIYASLTLLCFLAYWAAGMSAFDAICHSFSTVAIGGFSTHDASFAYFDSVLLESIAVIFMLISGVNFGLHFLAWRNRRLRHYFHDPEFKFYLTIVGVVVLITFGVLIYSGTYPALKAVRASIFEVVSIATTTGFATADFANWPSLLPFLLFVAAFSGGCAGSTGGGMKVIRILLLYKQGIREVKRLIHPSGVFSIKLGAHSVPERVIEAVWGFFSVYMLVFVFMLMALLATGIDQVTAWSAVGATLNNLGPGLGGVAAHYGDLNDPAKWVLCLSMLLGRLEVFTLIVIFSPMFWRK
- a CDS encoding DMT family transporter; this encodes MSGFLFVITVLFWGSTWIAIKFQLTTVAPEVSLVYRFGIASIIFFLLAIIKRQRLRVAFKDHQFLALLGVMMFGLNYLLTYWAAKSIPTGLLATVFALAPVVNILFELLFFGRRIEPFMLLGAMVGVSGIALIFWPELRHLAVGGDVLFGLVFCLCAITLFSLGSMVSVRNHAAALPVFTCNAYGMAYGAFFLGLFAIVNGKVFTFDPSFSYTASLAYLIIVGTVLSFFCYLTLIARIGPSKAAYTTIFFPIVALLISTLYENFQWTTMNFAGVMLALSSSLFVIRRSSPSS
- a CDS encoding Nramp family divalent metal transporter, encoding MNLFKTCGEKLGPGMLFAAACVGTSHLVQSTRAGADYGLALWWVILLACFIKYPVFYFGSAYAAATKESLIASYFRQGRWAVYFFSLELFVNMFIATSAVALITGGLVNNIMGFGLNPAAMTSILLVGSSILLVSGKYHLFEKVTTSFVVLFTVLILVAVLLAIPNLSIKPADFSPLVTLDTKTILFIIAFAGWMPTAMGASVFQSLWVCAKSKDLKRQVTPQEARFDFNLGYIGTMVLASCFLLLGSIFMRQEGITIAESATGFAGQFMGLFTQSIGSWAYPIIAIAAVAIMFSTLLTLMDACPRALTGMVNTLKPQAREKNHSLFSYNGFIVLQCLGAILIVLLFMRSFKSFIDFATSVAFLVAPFIAFINHRAMFSSIVPKELRPGFLLKGWSLLGMLSLAAFALCYLYFGIFN